One stretch of Paenibacillus sp. FSL R5-0341 DNA includes these proteins:
- a CDS encoding class I adenylate-forming enzyme family protein: MEDCTVPTTIHESILLVAEMYRDKKAIITLNESVTYLELVNRASDLANRFTRPLRVGICIKDPIQFAIVYLGSLIGGGQILLLSASSSQSEVITMLEQADCDVLFTDRTDFTNFIGKVFVYSIEQANFDLLQSEQQLTTNDNTAVMVPTSGSISRPKIVKLSHKALIWNAMAHNEHLDMRSNDIALVILPLTSSFAHTTQFLAQLLIGGTCVIHNGVLFPRDIYQTIRNYQITSMGCVSTHLKLFVLNPPSPEDVKTLKLMVCAGAPTDIETISQAREMFKHADIVRAYGLTEAGPRVSCGLKNKVVSNDSSGVPLKGVQIKVMGEENEGTECLLFEPGEIWVNSPSLYNGYYEKGNKDYAQKPKEEWLKTGDIGYIDAENQLFILGRSKNIIIVGGMNVYPEEVEEILCRFPDISDAYVYGREDSLTGEQVVAEIVVRSGEVKLSDIRKFCSDYLSKYKIPKSVNVVDSIKRTETGKVQRGSRVNSNS, encoded by the coding sequence ATGGAAGATTGTACAGTCCCAACAACAATTCACGAATCCATCCTACTTGTTGCAGAGATGTATCGTGATAAAAAAGCTATTATTACCTTAAATGAATCCGTAACATATCTAGAATTGGTTAACCGAGCAAGTGATTTAGCCAACCGGTTCACTAGACCATTGCGCGTTGGTATTTGTATCAAAGATCCAATACAATTTGCAATAGTCTATTTAGGATCTTTGATAGGCGGAGGGCAAATCTTATTGTTGTCAGCAAGTTCATCACAATCTGAAGTTATTACCATGCTAGAGCAAGCAGACTGCGATGTGTTATTCACCGACAGAACAGACTTTACTAACTTTATTGGGAAAGTCTTCGTTTATTCTATTGAGCAGGCTAATTTTGATCTTCTGCAATCTGAACAACAATTAACAACAAACGACAACACAGCAGTCATGGTTCCAACGTCGGGAAGTATCTCAAGACCGAAAATAGTAAAATTGTCCCATAAAGCATTGATCTGGAACGCAATGGCTCACAATGAACACCTAGATATGAGGAGTAATGATATTGCGCTTGTTATTCTACCTCTAACCTCAAGTTTCGCACATACAACACAATTTTTAGCACAGCTCTTAATTGGAGGAACATGTGTAATACACAATGGTGTTTTATTCCCGCGGGATATCTATCAGACTATTCGTAATTACCAGATCACAAGTATGGGCTGCGTATCTACTCACCTTAAGTTATTTGTACTAAATCCACCTTCTCCTGAAGATGTGAAAACGCTTAAGCTTATGGTTTGTGCTGGAGCTCCTACAGACATAGAGACAATCAGCCAAGCAAGAGAGATGTTTAAACATGCGGATATTGTAAGAGCATATGGACTAACTGAGGCAGGGCCTAGGGTCTCATGTGGACTGAAAAACAAGGTTGTATCTAATGATTCATCAGGGGTCCCACTTAAGGGTGTACAAATTAAAGTGATGGGAGAAGAAAACGAAGGAACAGAATGTCTATTGTTCGAACCAGGAGAGATATGGGTTAATAGTCCATCCCTATATAATGGATATTATGAAAAAGGAAATAAAGACTACGCTCAAAAACCTAAAGAAGAGTGGTTGAAAACGGGGGACATCGGATATATTGATGCCGAGAATCAACTCTTTATTCTAGGCAGGTCCAAAAATATTATTATAGTCGGTGGTATGAATGTATACCCTGAAGAAGTGGAAGAAATACTTTGTCGTTTTCCTGATATCTCCGATGCCTATGTTTATGGAAGAGAGGATTCATTGACTGGTGAACAGGTAGTCGCAGAGATTGTAGTACGTTCAGGCGAAGTTAAGTTGTCTGATATTCGTAAATTTTGTTCAGATTATCTTTCAAAATATAAGATTCCGAAGTCTGTTAATGTAGTGGACTCGATTAAGAGAACAGAAACTGGAAAAGTTCAACGTGGTTCAAGAGTAAATTCTAATTCATAG
- a CDS encoding ABC transporter ATP-binding protein — MEQKNRSVFSQLYAFMRPRIGWYLIGLFGLSMTHAIVPVILAFGMKFVIDFSVNGQSNLLRTSVYILGSGMILLVTMYVFFSYTFRTSIRRTMTDVKKKIFRQIQLVPVDYFDKTHSGDALSTLNHDQFLMEMVYGGHLRNVITSVMTGMYSAIFMMILDWRISVFLIIFALLATAVNSKFARIGKKIAKEQSENNAVLAKVMLEVFHGLSVFKFYANFIYPKFEKTNSVLVNLGMKATHEGAKQQQFNTLIHWLNFTTLLFISAYMVVNNLTSLGNVVAIMQLYAGVSMMFNTLGRLIVQLQNSIAGTERVLKMLSLQIEGEEQVSRSERQYEELTECIINFISVTFSYGDKKILDNVNTSISKNQSIALVGTSGSGKSTLAKLLMRFYDTDSGDILLFGKSISQYNHKDLRDLIAYVPQDTYLFNTTIRENIRMGRLDASDQEIIEVAKLSQIHDYITTLPDQYDTKVGEKGIRLSGGQRQRVGIARAILKPSPIFVLDEATSALDSENESKIQDIIQTLSQSRTVIIIAHRLSTIVQSDKIIVMERGQVVEEGTHEELISQMGSYRQLYLVG, encoded by the coding sequence ATGGAACAAAAAAATCGAAGTGTATTCTCGCAGTTGTATGCATTTATGCGGCCTAGAATTGGCTGGTATTTAATTGGTTTATTTGGACTAAGTATGACTCACGCGATTGTACCTGTTATCTTAGCTTTCGGGATGAAGTTCGTAATCGATTTCTCTGTCAATGGCCAAAGCAATTTGCTTCGTACCAGCGTGTATATACTTGGTTCGGGTATGATATTGCTCGTAACGATGTATGTATTTTTCAGTTACACTTTTCGAACAAGTATTAGAAGGACTATGACTGATGTGAAGAAAAAAATATTTCGACAAATACAACTGGTGCCCGTCGACTATTTTGATAAGACCCACAGCGGGGACGCACTATCTACTCTAAATCATGATCAGTTTTTAATGGAGATGGTATATGGAGGGCACTTACGTAATGTAATTACATCTGTAATGACAGGTATGTATTCTGCTATTTTCATGATGATTCTTGATTGGAGAATTAGTGTTTTCTTAATTATCTTTGCGTTACTCGCTACAGCTGTGAACTCTAAGTTTGCACGTATCGGAAAAAAGATAGCCAAAGAACAATCGGAAAATAATGCTGTGCTTGCTAAAGTGATGTTAGAGGTTTTCCATGGTCTGTCAGTATTTAAATTCTATGCTAACTTCATTTATCCGAAATTTGAAAAGACAAACAGTGTTTTGGTCAACTTAGGCATGAAGGCAACTCATGAAGGAGCAAAACAACAACAATTTAATACACTCATTCATTGGTTAAATTTCACGACTCTACTGTTTATTAGTGCTTATATGGTAGTGAACAACCTTACTTCTCTCGGTAATGTAGTTGCAATCATGCAACTATATGCTGGTGTGAGTATGATGTTTAACACCTTAGGCAGATTAATCGTACAACTCCAGAATAGTATAGCTGGCACTGAAAGAGTTCTAAAAATGCTTTCTCTTCAAATTGAAGGAGAAGAACAAGTATCTAGATCGGAAAGACAATATGAAGAGCTAACTGAATGTATCATTAATTTTATTAGTGTAACTTTTAGCTATGGAGATAAAAAAATCTTAGACAATGTTAATACATCTATCTCTAAGAATCAAAGTATAGCTTTGGTTGGAACAAGTGGCTCTGGAAAAAGCACCTTAGCTAAATTGTTGATGCGTTTCTACGATACAGATTCTGGAGATATTTTATTATTCGGAAAATCTATTAGTCAATATAATCATAAAGATCTAAGAGATTTAATTGCATATGTTCCTCAAGATACTTACCTATTTAATACCACCATAAGAGAGAACATACGAATGGGACGTCTAGACGCTAGCGATCAAGAGATTATTGAGGTTGCAAAGCTTTCCCAAATTCATGATTACATCACTACCTTGCCAGATCAATATGATACTAAGGTAGGAGAGAAGGGAATAAGACTTTCTGGTGGACAACGTCAAAGAGTCGGAATCGCAAGAGCTATACTAAAACCTTCTCCCATCTTTGTACTAGACGAAGCAACTTCAGCTTTAGACTCAGAAAATGAATCAAAAATTCAGGATATTATTCAAACCCTATCACAAAGTAGAACAGTAATCATTATTGCTCATCGTCTTTCTACAATTGTTCAATCCGATAAAATTATTGTTATGGAACGGGGGCAAGTGGTGGAGGAGGGTACACATGAGGAATTGATAAGCCAAATGGGTAGCTACCGTCAGTTGTATTTAGTTGGTTAG
- a CDS encoding glycosyltransferase family 2 protein — protein MVRITVIIPTQDRLQDLHRCIKGIQDNDLKLLHEIIVVDDGSETTISPLVESFNLPIRVIRNERPKGAAICRNIAGMSVESNVIAFLDDDAVPTADWLSVIKRELLENRGGITGRVLRFDSGIVSAARQARYDMRYLSVSREQPVQFFSGGNSAVWTTLFKKVNGFNSLGSGGDNNFVIDIENQGFKIHFIPELIILHRNSKGLMKAVIEAYNSGKFHPKQVSLRDSVRNLAAVKQSAIGKTFWIASLNWSLNAIHLLGRIQKREIQLKNMK, from the coding sequence ATGGTTCGAATTACAGTGATAATTCCGACTCAAGATCGTCTTCAAGATCTGCATCGGTGTATTAAAGGAATTCAAGATAATGATTTAAAGTTACTCCATGAAATTATTGTGGTTGATGACGGTTCTGAAACAACAATTAGTCCATTAGTGGAGAGTTTTAATTTACCGATTAGGGTGATTCGTAACGAAAGACCAAAGGGAGCTGCTATTTGTCGTAACATTGCCGGAATGTCAGTTGAGTCTAACGTAATCGCATTTTTGGATGATGACGCTGTCCCCACAGCGGACTGGTTATCCGTAATTAAAAGAGAGCTCCTCGAAAATAGAGGAGGAATTACGGGAAGAGTATTACGTTTTGATAGTGGTATCGTATCTGCTGCACGACAAGCAAGGTATGATATGAGATATTTGAGTGTTTCACGTGAGCAACCTGTCCAGTTTTTCTCTGGTGGTAATTCTGCTGTATGGACTACATTATTTAAAAAAGTGAATGGTTTTAATTCGTTGGGAAGTGGTGGAGATAATAACTTTGTTATAGATATCGAAAATCAGGGTTTTAAAATTCATTTCATTCCAGAATTAATTATACTACACCGCAATAGCAAAGGTTTGATGAAGGCTGTAATTGAAGCCTACAATTCAGGGAAGTTCCACCCAAAGCAAGTCAGTCTTAGAGATTCAGTGAGAAATCTAGCGGCAGTGAAACAGAGTGCAATTGGAAAGACTTTTTGGATAGCATCTTTAAACTGGAGTTTAAATGCCATTCATCTTCTTGGAAGAATCCAAAAACGTGAGATACAGCTTAAAAATATGAAATGA
- a CDS encoding phosphopantetheine-binding protein, whose protein sequence is MSDFELEVRSKLQEIVGGLTSADVSEINDNVDLIQDIGLNSIDMIQLIVIVEQKFQIEIPAEDMIISNFQIYGKVIEYILEKVKVKGGDV, encoded by the coding sequence ATGAGTGACTTTGAGCTGGAAGTACGTAGTAAACTGCAAGAAATTGTAGGAGGCCTTACATCGGCAGATGTGTCCGAGATTAATGACAATGTCGATTTAATTCAAGATATTGGCTTAAACTCAATTGATATGATTCAGTTAATCGTTATTGTAGAACAAAAGTTTCAAATAGAGATTCCAGCTGAAGATATGATTATAAGTAACTTTCAAATATATGGGAAGGTTATTGAATATATTCTTGAGAAGGTGAAAGTAAAAGGAGGGGATGTATAG
- a CDS encoding ATP-binding cassette domain-containing protein codes for MLLARDIVVSYGKKGGEVVVLRALNLNVSAGKVIGIEGDSKSGKSTLASVLVGDLQPKYGEVQKGEFKSILINGSKRHSNISPLLMALEQKNFGLLIIDDAETSINSENISLVLNKGRSANRTTILLSSNLEGYKDCLDTTFRLESGRLVLKK; via the coding sequence GTGTTGCTTGCGAGAGATATCGTAGTTTCATACGGCAAGAAAGGTGGAGAAGTGGTTGTACTGAGAGCTCTAAACCTTAATGTTTCAGCAGGCAAGGTAATAGGAATTGAAGGTGATTCTAAATCCGGTAAATCAACTCTTGCGTCTGTATTAGTAGGAGATCTACAACCGAAGTATGGAGAGGTACAGAAAGGTGAATTTAAAAGCATATTAATAAACGGTTCTAAACGTCATTCCAATATTTCTCCACTGTTGATGGCCCTGGAGCAGAAAAATTTTGGTTTGCTCATCATTGACGATGCAGAGACTTCTATTAATAGTGAAAATATATCATTGGTTCTCAATAAAGGGCGATCTGCAAATCGAACAACAATTCTACTCTCATCCAATTTGGAGGGATATAAAGACTGCCTTGATACTACTTTTCGGCTTGAGAGTGGACGGTTAGTTCTTAAGAAATGA
- the cysC gene encoding adenylyl-sulfate kinase, which translates to MSQRGVTVWFTGLSGAGKTTIASYVTGILQDRGIAVETLDGDVVRSSLCKDLGFSKEDRIKNIERISFVAKLLTKNQIVTLALFISPYKNMREMARQEIGEFIEVFVDAPLSELVKRDVKGLYKKAIAGEIESFTGVNDPYERPNNADLVLRTDLETVEKCAMKVVALLEQRHYITFQDVHTEAKHSTSLSS; encoded by the coding sequence ATGTCACAACGCGGGGTGACAGTATGGTTTACCGGTCTTTCCGGTGCAGGAAAAACTACGATAGCTTCATATGTTACTGGGATACTTCAAGATCGAGGGATTGCAGTTGAAACACTGGATGGAGACGTTGTTCGTAGTTCGTTATGCAAAGACCTAGGGTTCTCCAAAGAGGATAGAATCAAAAATATTGAGCGAATCTCATTTGTCGCTAAACTATTAACTAAAAATCAAATTGTTACGTTAGCTTTATTTATTTCTCCATATAAGAACATGAGAGAAATGGCACGTCAAGAGATTGGGGAATTTATCGAAGTTTTCGTCGATGCACCACTCTCTGAGTTAGTTAAACGGGATGTTAAAGGTCTTTATAAAAAGGCAATTGCAGGTGAAATTGAATCTTTTACTGGAGTTAATGATCCTTATGAGCGTCCAAATAATGCTGATTTGGTACTAAGAACAGATTTAGAAACAGTTGAGAAATGTGCCATGAAAGTCGTGGCATTATTGGAACAACGTCATTATATAACTTTTCAAGATGTTCATACAGAAGCAAAACATAGTACCAGTTTATCATCCTAA
- a CDS encoding VOC family protein — translation MNYNFIGIDHVQLAAPEQCEEQARQFFGKVLGMQEIEKPVNLQKRGGVWFQCGQHQLHIGVQENFVSAKKAHPAFHVKNVLELKEHIERSGIKTKDDEPLEGAIRFYVNDPFENRLEFLEWLI, via the coding sequence ATGAATTATAATTTTATTGGAATTGATCATGTACAACTCGCAGCACCCGAACAATGTGAGGAGCAAGCTCGTCAATTCTTTGGCAAAGTCCTAGGTATGCAGGAGATTGAAAAGCCAGTAAATTTACAGAAGCGTGGAGGGGTATGGTTTCAATGTGGTCAACATCAATTGCATATTGGAGTACAAGAAAATTTTGTATCCGCTAAAAAGGCCCATCCTGCCTTTCACGTAAAAAATGTATTGGAGTTAAAAGAACATATAGAGCGTTCTGGGATAAAGACTAAAGATGACGAGCCACTTGAGGGAGCAATTAGATTTTATGTAAATGATCCATTTGAAAATCGGTTGGAATTTTTAGAGTGGTTAATCTGA
- a CDS encoding Ldh family oxidoreductase: MNTKTMCIEELTELVVSALIASGIEKDESGIVANVLINANLMGMDSHGVDLLPTYLRRIEQGGILKNPKKQVIFESTFMKIIDADGGIGPVTACQAATDAINQANENGISIVMVRNSNHIGMLGYYTRMIASENQLGIVLTNSGPNVAAWGGKEAVLGNNALSVALPNDGGIPFVLDMATGEVACGKIRDLAEKGINEMPRTWALNAAGQPASHPQEFIDGGVVLPFGGHKGFGIGMVVDLLTGVLSGGSYSVNVKRQRVHADKISESCHTFIALDVSKIAPLEEFNGRVQDWLESIKNSLKADGVEEILIPGEKEKRAMEHRKEGIPIAVGTYNKLKLINDQLQLSLI, from the coding sequence ATGAATACAAAAACCATGTGCATTGAAGAATTAACGGAGCTTGTCGTATCTGCACTTATCGCTTCAGGTATTGAGAAGGATGAGTCAGGTATTGTAGCAAACGTATTGATTAATGCAAATTTAATGGGGATGGATTCCCATGGTGTAGATCTACTGCCAACCTACCTGCGTAGAATTGAACAAGGGGGGATTCTTAAAAATCCAAAAAAACAGGTCATCTTTGAATCAACGTTCATGAAAATTATAGATGCTGATGGTGGTATAGGACCAGTCACGGCTTGTCAGGCTGCAACAGATGCCATAAATCAAGCAAATGAGAATGGTATATCGATTGTTATGGTTAGAAATAGCAATCATATTGGAATGTTAGGATACTATACTAGGATGATTGCGAGTGAAAACCAACTAGGAATTGTTCTAACAAATTCTGGGCCTAATGTGGCTGCTTGGGGAGGGAAAGAAGCTGTTCTTGGGAATAATGCTCTATCCGTTGCTTTACCGAATGATGGAGGTATTCCATTTGTGCTGGATATGGCTACCGGAGAGGTGGCTTGTGGGAAAATTAGAGATCTAGCTGAGAAAGGAATTAATGAGATGCCTAGGACTTGGGCACTTAATGCTGCAGGACAGCCTGCTTCTCATCCACAAGAGTTTATCGATGGGGGAGTTGTACTTCCTTTCGGTGGTCATAAAGGGTTTGGTATTGGAATGGTCGTAGATTTACTTACAGGGGTTTTAAGTGGTGGTTCGTACTCCGTGAATGTAAAGCGTCAGAGAGTACATGCTGATAAGATTTCTGAATCTTGTCATACCTTTATTGCGTTGGATGTTTCCAAGATTGCTCCATTGGAAGAGTTCAATGGAAGAGTCCAAGATTGGCTAGAAAGTATTAAGAACAGTTTGAAAGCTGATGGGGTGGAAGAGATACTGATACCTGGAGAAAAAGAGAAAAGAGCAATGGAGCATAGGAAAGAAGGTATTCCGATAGCAGTGGGCACGTACAATAAATTAAAGTTAATTAATGACCAGTTACAGCTTAGCCTGATATAG
- a CDS encoding polysaccharide deacetylase family protein — MDPKIVSYECDKWLPKEPSVLITFDDGYKDNIEYAVPILEQFGVKAMFFVITNNMESHSEDCNNSDDSHLFMNWRDLVEIENAGHVLGAHTLSHPKMHEISMQTSQWQMEESIKKVKEHCSNPENPIHFAYPYGFIPQQALDFPKGCLAYGTVKAPPNPWNEVPNNIRRTYVPTGQMNIWSAMAKSWREQWFELQ; from the coding sequence GTGGATCCAAAGATTGTATCCTATGAGTGCGATAAATGGTTACCCAAAGAACCGTCTGTTCTCATAACGTTTGATGATGGATATAAGGATAATATTGAATATGCAGTACCTATATTGGAGCAATTCGGAGTAAAGGCAATGTTTTTTGTTATTACCAATAATATGGAGTCTCATAGTGAGGATTGTAACAATTCGGACGATTCACATCTTTTTATGAATTGGAGAGACCTTGTTGAAATAGAAAATGCTGGACATGTACTTGGTGCACACACCTTATCCCATCCGAAAATGCATGAGATTTCAATGCAAACTTCTCAATGGCAGATGGAAGAGTCCATAAAAAAAGTAAAAGAACACTGCAGTAATCCCGAAAATCCTATACATTTTGCATACCCATACGGATTCATTCCTCAACAAGCACTGGATTTTCCGAAAGGATGTTTAGCTTACGGGACAGTTAAAGCACCTCCCAATCCCTGGAATGAAGTACCAAATAATATACGTCGTACGTACGTACCAACAGGACAAATGAATATCTGGTCAGCAATGGCTAAAAGCTGGAGGGAACAATGGTTCGAATTACAGTGA
- a CDS encoding ABC transporter ATP-binding protein, whose protein sequence is MKERPIRNFYSVCFLEWFTLAICMLFMIAKVFVGISEAYVIQQMIDLTLGGQMSEIFDFLIYIVLFIVIAIFVEYMEVTFSGKFSVQTLKKLRIYIAKQISGMPISYAERFDSGKVSSVITNNLQVVSNYLSSTFINLSRTLILSIGFAIYLLVLDWKLFLISISITPVILLITRIFKNSTQSLSKKEQEIVSKSNTIVLDSIRAREIVKSYNLENHWFKKYASYIDRALEKKIIFERRKSWMGAMNYFVDFIPMLICISYGGFLTSQGSMSAGELLAFLQILRRLTGFLGTLPEMIIDTYSMQGACQRLLEVVNQTKERTTGDSDMTEIEDDLISASRLTFGYDAQIRLNELSLQIEKGEKIALVGESGSGKSTLAKLLCGFYDDYKGSLKVMGRDLKQWNLESLRSRVAYISQDAYLFSGTILENIACGKPDASLKDIMEACKLSNAHDFIMSLPEGYNTYLSESGNGLSGGQKQRICIARALLKDSDLIIMDESTSALDSENESQIFHNILTKLEGKNVIIISHRFSSITYVNSIFVLQNGHLVEKGSHEELILQRGVYYHLFEKQSTQLKRVIQ, encoded by the coding sequence TTGAAGGAACGCCCGATTCGTAATTTTTACTCCGTATGCTTTTTGGAATGGTTCACTCTAGCCATTTGTATGCTTTTTATGATTGCTAAGGTCTTTGTGGGGATTTCAGAGGCCTACGTTATTCAGCAGATGATTGACCTTACCTTAGGTGGGCAAATGAGTGAAATTTTCGATTTTTTAATATATATAGTTCTATTTATTGTAATCGCTATATTTGTGGAGTACATGGAGGTTACTTTTAGTGGTAAATTTTCAGTTCAAACACTGAAGAAATTAAGGATTTATATTGCTAAACAAATTTCCGGCATGCCCATTTCTTATGCTGAAAGATTTGACTCAGGTAAGGTCTCATCAGTAATTACAAATAACTTACAAGTTGTAAGTAATTATTTAAGTTCTACATTCATCAATTTATCAAGAACTCTAATTCTTTCAATAGGCTTTGCTATTTATTTGTTAGTACTTGATTGGAAGCTCTTTTTAATCAGTATTTCAATTACCCCAGTTATCCTTTTAATAACCAGAATATTTAAAAATTCTACACAATCTTTGAGCAAAAAAGAGCAAGAAATTGTGTCTAAGTCAAACACAATCGTTTTAGATAGTATACGTGCCAGAGAAATTGTTAAATCGTATAATCTGGAAAATCATTGGTTTAAGAAGTATGCAAGCTACATTGATAGAGCACTTGAAAAGAAAATTATATTTGAAAGAAGAAAATCTTGGATGGGAGCAATGAATTATTTCGTTGATTTTATTCCTATGTTAATTTGCATAAGTTATGGAGGATTTCTCACCTCACAAGGTTCTATGAGTGCCGGAGAACTGTTAGCTTTTTTACAAATACTGAGAAGGTTAACCGGATTTTTGGGTACTCTTCCTGAGATGATAATTGATACTTACAGTATGCAAGGCGCATGTCAACGTTTACTTGAAGTGGTCAATCAAACTAAAGAGAGAACTACCGGTGATAGTGATATGACAGAAATAGAAGACGATTTAATTTCTGCTAGTCGGCTTACCTTTGGATATGATGCTCAAATAAGGTTAAATGAATTGTCTCTACAGATTGAAAAAGGTGAGAAAATTGCTTTGGTAGGCGAAAGTGGGAGTGGTAAGAGTACACTAGCTAAGCTACTCTGTGGATTTTACGATGATTACAAGGGGTCTCTTAAAGTAATGGGACGCGATCTAAAGCAATGGAATTTAGAGTCATTAAGAAGTCGGGTTGCATACATTTCTCAGGACGCTTATTTGTTCTCAGGCACAATTTTGGAAAATATCGCATGTGGGAAACCTGATGCTTCACTTAAAGACATCATGGAAGCATGCAAATTATCCAATGCTCATGATTTTATTATGAGTCTTCCAGAGGGTTACAACACGTATTTATCTGAGTCCGGAAACGGGCTATCGGGAGGACAAAAACAAAGGATTTGTATTGCAAGAGCGCTCTTAAAAGATTCCGATCTCATTATTATGGATGAGTCAACCTCTGCCTTAGACTCCGAGAATGAAAGCCAAATTTTTCATAATATTCTCACCAAACTTGAAGGAAAGAATGTCATTATTATTTCGCATCGATTTTCATCTATTACATATGTAAACTCCATATTCGTACTTCAAAACGGACATCTGGTGGAAAAAGGGTCTCATGAAGAACTCATTCTGCAAAGAGGAGTTTATTATCATTTATTTGAAAAACAATCCACTCAGTTAAAGAGGGTTATACAGTAA
- a CDS encoding phenylacetate--CoA ligase family protein: MDGKKIVNLLQYAENHTEYYSKLFSDNGINTGDINDFAKIPFLSKADIQANEKEIISDKYDINSLLLERTSGSSGIPLNCRYDKNERIRRSLALWGERKKNSPDIMGQKIAIFHAGNRRHANSTRNGLIARDGNTLYINYLNVGDSYVEKIYDALIEFSPYMIRCQPSILFELVTYCKRNNKSTRDIQAQYIELGSEYLFEYIRDEIIEAFPSAIVANNYGTQEFFCVAYSCANHNLHIVSEQLHVETVNEDEEGYGEIIITSLHNYAMPLIRYRIGDIGKIQTKPCSCGRKEPVLQLKSGRTSEFFMYGSNKVHAHIFKNCIESFNVLKQKTYIKQFQVTQLQEQHFEFKIVSDYTSFQEELRTHIKSFFLEKLGIELEIIVSLQEQLTIDEKSNKLKVYNFLQYDKV, from the coding sequence GTGGATGGTAAAAAAATCGTAAATTTGTTGCAATATGCAGAGAATCATACGGAGTACTATTCAAAACTGTTTTCAGATAACGGAATTAACACTGGTGATATCAATGACTTTGCAAAAATCCCTTTCTTGTCGAAAGCTGATATCCAAGCGAATGAGAAAGAGATTATTTCAGATAAATATGATATTAATTCTCTTTTATTAGAAAGAACGAGTGGATCGTCGGGAATTCCTTTAAACTGTAGGTATGATAAAAATGAACGCATCAGAAGATCGTTAGCTCTGTGGGGAGAACGGAAAAAGAATTCTCCTGATATTATGGGACAGAAAATAGCGATTTTTCATGCAGGTAATCGCAGGCATGCAAATTCCACTCGTAATGGATTGATTGCGCGTGACGGTAACACACTCTATATTAACTATTTAAATGTTGGAGACAGTTACGTTGAGAAAATCTATGACGCTTTGATCGAATTCAGCCCGTATATGATCCGCTGCCAACCTTCAATTTTATTTGAACTGGTTACATATTGTAAAAGAAATAATAAGAGTACTAGGGATATTCAAGCACAATACATCGAGCTAGGGAGTGAGTATTTGTTTGAGTATATACGAGATGAAATTATTGAAGCATTCCCTAGTGCAATTGTAGCTAATAATTATGGTACCCAAGAATTTTTTTGTGTAGCGTACTCTTGTGCAAACCATAATCTTCATATTGTTTCTGAACAACTACATGTTGAGACTGTCAATGAAGATGAAGAAGGATATGGAGAGATTATTATTACAAGTCTTCATAACTACGCTATGCCACTTATTCGATACCGTATTGGGGATATTGGAAAAATCCAAACGAAACCATGCAGTTGTGGGAGGAAAGAACCTGTTCTTCAGTTGAAAAGCGGAAGAACATCAGAATTTTTTATGTACGGATCCAATAAAGTACACGCGCATATTTTTAAAAACTGTATTGAAAGTTTCAATGTTCTGAAACAGAAAACATATATTAAACAATTCCAAGTTACGCAGCTACAAGAACAACATTTCGAGTTTAAAATTGTAAGTGATTATACCTCTTTTCAAGAAGAACTTCGTACACATATTAAATCATTTTTTCTAGAAAAGCTTGGGATTGAGCTTGAAATTATAGTGAGTCTGCAGGAACAACTAACTATTGATGAGAAAAGTAATAAATTGAAAGTTTACAATTTCCTACAATACGATAAGGTATAA